A section of the Meles meles chromosome 8, mMelMel3.1 paternal haplotype, whole genome shotgun sequence genome encodes:
- the MEN1 gene encoding menin isoform X1: MPRPAAMGLKAAQKTLFPLRSIDDVVRLFAAELGREEPDLVLLSLVLGFVEHFLAVNRVIPTNVPELTFQPSPAPDPPGGLTYFPVADLSIIAALYARFTAQIRGAVDLSLYPREGGVSSRELVKKVSDVIWNSLSRSYFKDRAHIQSLFSFITGTKLDSSGVAFAVVGACQALGLRDVHLALSEDHAWVVFGPNGEQTAEVTWHGKGNEDRRGQTVNAGVAERSWLYLKGSYLRCDRKMEVAFMVCAINPSIDLHTDSLELLQLQQKLLWLLYDLGHLERYPMALGNLADLEELEPTPGRPDPLTLYHKGIASAKTYYRDEHIYPYMYLAGYHCRNRNVREALQAWADTATVIQDYNYCREDEEIYKEFFEVANDVIPNLLKEAASLLEAGEERPGEQTQGAQSQGSALQDPECFAHLLRFYDGICKWEEGSPTPVLHVGWATFLVQSLGRFEGQVRQKVRIVSREAEAAEAEELWGEEAREGRRRGPRRESKPEEPPPPKKPALDKVPGGGQGAMSGPPRKPPGTVPGTARGPEGGTTAPAPAPAASPPPEGPVLTFQSEKMKGMKELLVATKINSSAIKLQLTAQSQVQMKKQKVSTPSDYTLSFLKRQRKGL, from the exons AT GCCGAGGCCCGCCGCCATGGGGCTGAAGGCCGCCCAGAAGACGCTGTTCCCGCTGCGCTCCATCGACGACGTGGTGCGGCTGTTCGCTGCCGAGCTGGGCCGAGAGGAACCGGACCTGGTGCTCCTCTCCTTGGTACTGGGCTTCGTGGAGCATTTCCTTGCTGTCAACCGCGTCATCCCCACCAATGTGCCCGAGCTCAccttccagcccagcccagcgCCCGACCCACCCGGCGGGCTTACCTACTTCCCTGTGGCTGACCTGTCCATCATCGCTGCGCTGTATGCCCGCTTCACCGCCCAGATCCGTGGCGCCGTCGACCTGTCTCTCTACCCGCGAGAAGGGGGTGTCTCCAGCCGAGAACTGGTGAAGAAGGTCTCCGATGTCATCTGGAACAGCCTCAGCCGCTCCTACTTCAAGGATCGGGCCCACATCCAATCCCTCTTCAGCTTCATCACAG GCACTAAACTGGACAGCTCTGGTGTGGCCTTTGCCGTGGTGGGGGCCTGCCAGGCTCTGGGTCTCCGCGATGTCCACCTGGCCCTGTCCGAGGACCACGCCTGGGTAGTGTTTGGGCCCAACGGAGAACAGACGGCTGAGGTCACCTGGCATGGCAAGGGCAACGAAGATCGCAGGGGCCAGACGGTCAACGCCGGTGTGGCTGAGCGG AGCTGGCTGTACCTGAAAGGCTCGTACTTGCGCTGCGACCGCAAGATGGAGGTGGCGTTCATGGTGTGCGCCATCAACCCTTCCATCGACCTGCACACCGACTCCCTGGAGCTCCTGCAGCTCCAGCAG aagctgCTCTGGCTGCTCTATGACCTGGGACATCTGGAAAG GTACCCCATGGCCCTGGGGAACCTGGCAGATCTGGAGGAACTGGAGCCCACCCCCGGCCGGCCGGACCCACTCACCCTCTACCACAAG GGCATTGCCTCAGCCAAGACCTACTACCGGGATGAGCACATCTACCCCTACATGTACCTGGCTGGCTACCACTGTCGCAACCGCAACGTGCGCGAAGCCCTCCAGGCCTGGGCTGACACGGCCACGGTCATCCAGGA CTACAACTACTGCCGTGAAGACGAGGAGATCTACAAGGAGTTCTTTGAAGTTGCCAATGATGTCATCCCCAACTTGCTGAAGGAGGCAGCCAGCCTGCTGGAGGCTGGCGAGGAACGGCCAGGGGAGCAGACCCAG GGTGCCCAGAGCCAGGGTTCCGCCCTCCAGGACCCGGAGTGCTTCGCCCACCTGCTGCGGTTCTATGACGGCATCTGCAAGTGGGAAGAGGGCAGCCCCACGCCGGTGCTGCATGTGGGCTGGGCCACCTTCCTCGTGCAGTCCCTAGGCCGGTTCGAGGGACAG GTACGGCAGAAGGTGCGCATCGTGAGTCGAGAGGCCGAGGCGGCCGAGGCGGAGGAGCTTTGGGGCGAGGAAGCCCGGGAAGGACGGCGGCGAGGCCCGCGGCGTGAGTCCAAGCCCGAGGAGCCGCCGCCGCCTAAGAAGCCCGCGCTGGACAAGGTCCCGGGCGGAGGCCAGGGGGCGATGTCAGGACCCCCTCGGAAGCCCCCAGGGACGGTCCCCGGCACCGCCCGCGGCCCGGAAGGAGGCACAACGGCTCCGGCGCCAGCGCCCGCGGCGTCACCACCGCCCGAGGGCCCCGTGCTCACTTTCCAGAGCGAGAAGATGAAGGGAATGAAGGAGCTGCTGGTGGCCACCAAGATCAACTCGAGCGCCATCAAGCTGCAGCTCACGGCGCAGTCGCAAGTGCAGATGAAGAAGCAGAAGGTGTCTACACCGAGCGACTACACGCTTTCCTTCCTCAAGCGCCAGCGCAAGGGCCTCTGA
- the MEN1 gene encoding menin isoform X2, with protein MGLKAAQKTLFPLRSIDDVVRLFAAELGREEPDLVLLSLVLGFVEHFLAVNRVIPTNVPELTFQPSPAPDPPGGLTYFPVADLSIIAALYARFTAQIRGAVDLSLYPREGGVSSRELVKKVSDVIWNSLSRSYFKDRAHIQSLFSFITGTKLDSSGVAFAVVGACQALGLRDVHLALSEDHAWVVFGPNGEQTAEVTWHGKGNEDRRGQTVNAGVAERSWLYLKGSYLRCDRKMEVAFMVCAINPSIDLHTDSLELLQLQQKLLWLLYDLGHLERYPMALGNLADLEELEPTPGRPDPLTLYHKGIASAKTYYRDEHIYPYMYLAGYHCRNRNVREALQAWADTATVIQDYNYCREDEEIYKEFFEVANDVIPNLLKEAASLLEAGEERPGEQTQGAQSQGSALQDPECFAHLLRFYDGICKWEEGSPTPVLHVGWATFLVQSLGRFEGQVRQKVRIVSREAEAAEAEELWGEEAREGRRRGPRRESKPEEPPPPKKPALDKVPGGGQGAMSGPPRKPPGTVPGTARGPEGGTTAPAPAPAASPPPEGPVLTFQSEKMKGMKELLVATKINSSAIKLQLTAQSQVQMKKQKVSTPSDYTLSFLKRQRKGL; from the exons ATGGGGCTGAAGGCCGCCCAGAAGACGCTGTTCCCGCTGCGCTCCATCGACGACGTGGTGCGGCTGTTCGCTGCCGAGCTGGGCCGAGAGGAACCGGACCTGGTGCTCCTCTCCTTGGTACTGGGCTTCGTGGAGCATTTCCTTGCTGTCAACCGCGTCATCCCCACCAATGTGCCCGAGCTCAccttccagcccagcccagcgCCCGACCCACCCGGCGGGCTTACCTACTTCCCTGTGGCTGACCTGTCCATCATCGCTGCGCTGTATGCCCGCTTCACCGCCCAGATCCGTGGCGCCGTCGACCTGTCTCTCTACCCGCGAGAAGGGGGTGTCTCCAGCCGAGAACTGGTGAAGAAGGTCTCCGATGTCATCTGGAACAGCCTCAGCCGCTCCTACTTCAAGGATCGGGCCCACATCCAATCCCTCTTCAGCTTCATCACAG GCACTAAACTGGACAGCTCTGGTGTGGCCTTTGCCGTGGTGGGGGCCTGCCAGGCTCTGGGTCTCCGCGATGTCCACCTGGCCCTGTCCGAGGACCACGCCTGGGTAGTGTTTGGGCCCAACGGAGAACAGACGGCTGAGGTCACCTGGCATGGCAAGGGCAACGAAGATCGCAGGGGCCAGACGGTCAACGCCGGTGTGGCTGAGCGG AGCTGGCTGTACCTGAAAGGCTCGTACTTGCGCTGCGACCGCAAGATGGAGGTGGCGTTCATGGTGTGCGCCATCAACCCTTCCATCGACCTGCACACCGACTCCCTGGAGCTCCTGCAGCTCCAGCAG aagctgCTCTGGCTGCTCTATGACCTGGGACATCTGGAAAG GTACCCCATGGCCCTGGGGAACCTGGCAGATCTGGAGGAACTGGAGCCCACCCCCGGCCGGCCGGACCCACTCACCCTCTACCACAAG GGCATTGCCTCAGCCAAGACCTACTACCGGGATGAGCACATCTACCCCTACATGTACCTGGCTGGCTACCACTGTCGCAACCGCAACGTGCGCGAAGCCCTCCAGGCCTGGGCTGACACGGCCACGGTCATCCAGGA CTACAACTACTGCCGTGAAGACGAGGAGATCTACAAGGAGTTCTTTGAAGTTGCCAATGATGTCATCCCCAACTTGCTGAAGGAGGCAGCCAGCCTGCTGGAGGCTGGCGAGGAACGGCCAGGGGAGCAGACCCAG GGTGCCCAGAGCCAGGGTTCCGCCCTCCAGGACCCGGAGTGCTTCGCCCACCTGCTGCGGTTCTATGACGGCATCTGCAAGTGGGAAGAGGGCAGCCCCACGCCGGTGCTGCATGTGGGCTGGGCCACCTTCCTCGTGCAGTCCCTAGGCCGGTTCGAGGGACAG GTACGGCAGAAGGTGCGCATCGTGAGTCGAGAGGCCGAGGCGGCCGAGGCGGAGGAGCTTTGGGGCGAGGAAGCCCGGGAAGGACGGCGGCGAGGCCCGCGGCGTGAGTCCAAGCCCGAGGAGCCGCCGCCGCCTAAGAAGCCCGCGCTGGACAAGGTCCCGGGCGGAGGCCAGGGGGCGATGTCAGGACCCCCTCGGAAGCCCCCAGGGACGGTCCCCGGCACCGCCCGCGGCCCGGAAGGAGGCACAACGGCTCCGGCGCCAGCGCCCGCGGCGTCACCACCGCCCGAGGGCCCCGTGCTCACTTTCCAGAGCGAGAAGATGAAGGGAATGAAGGAGCTGCTGGTGGCCACCAAGATCAACTCGAGCGCCATCAAGCTGCAGCTCACGGCGCAGTCGCAAGTGCAGATGAAGAAGCAGAAGGTGTCTACACCGAGCGACTACACGCTTTCCTTCCTCAAGCGCCAGCGCAAGGGCCTCTGA